The nucleotide sequence GGACCTGACTGGAAAGCCTATCTACAACTGGCACAAGCGTATGGGCACCTGGGAGTTCTGACGGAATTTTACTGGAGCGATTTCAGTTCCGTCTGTAAAGCACGGGGAATGCTCTATGCACTCCGTGCGAAAGGAGTCGCCTCCACACCTGCGACCGAATATGAAGCCTTTGCCAGAACTCATCTAGGCACCCGCACTGCCGGCCAGGCCATTCCCCAGGCGACCGTCCTGCTGGCGTATCTGCAGGCCATTTACGGTCGCCATGCCGACGCAGCTGAGACCCTGGCTGAGTATGAAACAGCTGTCAAAGAGGGACGCTGGAAGCCGGTGACTGCCATGCAGGCCCCCCTGTATTATGCCAAAGCGATCGCCGACTACGATCTGGAAGCGTTAAGAAAACCTCGGGAGACTACTGCACCGCACCTCGGGCCTTTCTATCTGGCTGCGTTGTTTGAAGCGTCCGGCCTGTCCAGCCAGACACTGACCAATTATCTGGAGGCGCTGGGAAAAAATCCGGACTGTCTGCGACTCAGTGATGGCCTGTCCCTGGGCCGCACCGTGGGACATATGCGAATTTCGTCTGATATACTCCGACAGAATACGATTCTACTGCTCCTGCAAAAAATACCTGATTTGAACATGATTTCCCCTGACATCAAATCAGCGTTAACTGCTTATACACAGAAAGCGTCAACGAACCAGGAAATTGCTGCCCGGGAGGAGCTGATGAACGGGCTGAATCAACTGGCGGCAGAAAAGGAATCCAAACGGGAGTTTACCAGCGCAGTACTGGCTCACATGCTGCTGGAACGAAGCTTCACAAATGCCGAAGTGACCGTAGATATGGCACGAAACTATGTCGGCTTCGACCCCACGCCGACCATTGAATTTTACAAGTCGATCTGTCGCACACATCAATTCTACAATCTGATTCAATTACAACAGACGAATTCGAACCAGGTAATGGCTTTACTGAATCAGGTTAATCAGTCTCTTCCCAGTCCCCCGGCTCCCGCGTTTCGACATAAGCAGGTCCTGGCCCCCATGGTCAGAGTCGGGATGCAGATGGCACAACTCCCCATGATGGCCACCAATTCACGATTTGGGCAGATTGACTATACCTATTCCAGCCTGTTCTCCCTGCGCCAGGTCTCTGATCAGTATTATGTGGAAAGGGATTTCGATGACATGCCCGCTATCAGTCCAAAATCGGAAGCTGCCCAGCTGGTCATCATCGATAATAAGAAATCGACTCCAGAAGAATTGCAGGCACTGGAGAAAAAATACCCCGAGTCCGTGATGATTTTCGCTGCACTCGCTGACCGCTATCAGAAACCTTCAAAAGATAAAGATAAGGAAACGAGAGAACAGGATCTGCAACGGGTATTAGCACATCTCACAACGATTTCCCAGGATGACGACTACTATTCTCATCTGGCTTACCTGTACCAGAAACAGAACAAAGAGGAAGAGTGGGTCAAGCTGACCCGAAAGATGCTGGAACTGCCAAGTCCGTCTTTAAAAACGGTTCACTGGGAACTACAACTCGCTTACTGGCATGCCAGAAGAGACGAGAAGGACAAAGCGTTCGAGCACGCGGAACATGCCTTTCGCTCAGGCTCTACCGACTCGTTTCAATGTCTGATTGCCCTGCATTCAAAATATGGGGATTTCGAGACAGCCAACAAGATCTTTTCAGACTCGGCAGACCGCTACAGCTCACAAACAGCTGAATGGTTGCGCTGGTGTCTGTGTCATAACAAGGGAGATGCCAAAGCAGCACAGAATAAGCTGGAAGCTTATTTCCAGAGTGTGAATGCGCATTCGACTCCCGGTTATCAGACGATGCTGTTTCATTTTTATTCAATTATCAATGAGCCGCAGAAAGCATCGGTCGCGCTGATGACTACTCGTGATTTATCGCGAATCTCACCGGCCACATTACTGCTGGGAAGCTGTATGGCCGATCAGACCGGTAACAAGGCAGAACGCGATCGCCTGCTGCAGGCAACCGTCGATTTAGAAAAGAATCCCGTGATGGCCAGAGATTATGCGGTCTGGATTGAATATGCGAAAAAACTACAGATTTTTCTCAAACGACCGGACAAACGC is from Gimesia maris and encodes:
- a CDS encoding tetratricopeptide repeat protein; the protein is MKPVQTLIACLILAQCSISLKLQDTNAADSEIKPIKFSLERKKRGSTETTCRLPPGPPGTVGSVDGTPVFGLEYLSSHYLAGGAQKEPGPLSRELVRQALLIAAREHLGCRTRDALLGESLPENPLPQFGRIGVVSSTYWPGGSKGYLVFGLAIYQEKGDERQFLLEKNFKIDGKEPDILPQMAEVMATASREDFPALLKKLGIPERPLVKSKFARIPESLLKDQYKFDYITQYQIIRGLHQFLDENGPDWKAYLQLAQAYGHLGVLTEFYWSDFSSVCKARGMLYALRAKGVASTPATEYEAFARTHLGTRTAGQAIPQATVLLAYLQAIYGRHADAAETLAEYETAVKEGRWKPVTAMQAPLYYAKAIADYDLEALRKPRETTAPHLGPFYLAALFEASGLSSQTLTNYLEALGKNPDCLRLSDGLSLGRTVGHMRISSDILRQNTILLLLQKIPDLNMISPDIKSALTAYTQKASTNQEIAAREELMNGLNQLAAEKESKREFTSAVLAHMLLERSFTNAEVTVDMARNYVGFDPTPTIEFYKSICRTHQFYNLIQLQQTNSNQVMALLNQVNQSLPSPPAPAFRHKQVLAPMVRVGMQMAQLPMMATNSRFGQIDYTYSSLFSLRQVSDQYYVERDFDDMPAISPKSEAAQLVIIDNKKSTPEELQALEKKYPESVMIFAALADRYQKPSKDKDKETREQDLQRVLAHLTTISQDDDYYSHLAYLYQKQNKEEEWVKLTRKMLELPSPSLKTVHWELQLAYWHARRDEKDKAFEHAEHAFRSGSTDSFQCLIALHSKYGDFETANKIFSDSADRYSSQTAEWLRWCLCHNKGDAKAAQNKLEAYFQSVNAHSTPGYQTMLFHFYSIINEPQKASVALMTTRDLSRISPATLLLGSCMADQTGNKAERDRLLQATVDLEKNPVMARDYAVWIEYAKKLQIFLKRPDKRKLNMKIVTDLTKESHSDIRQNLELVSAYFLATNQLVNEATPLLLHSAVMLKDFPLTANVLSRQVLRKQGMTIGPGNEGLTKTD